The following coding sequences are from one Formosa haliotis window:
- a CDS encoding cytochrome c oxidase subunit 3, which translates to MDLTQGTIEEKTYRAKKVMLWFGIISLIMSFAGWTSAFIVSSTRPDWLSDFQLPNAFLVSTILILLSSATFFMAKQMLKKGNRQATTILLLVTLGLGIAFVVNQFAGFRQIIEAGYNFTGPTSNITMSYVYIIAVMHIIHVIVGLICLIVVIYNHFKQKYSASKMLGFELAATFWHFVDFLWVYLFLFLYFFK; encoded by the coding sequence ATGGATTTAACACAGGGTACTATAGAAGAAAAAACATACAGAGCTAAAAAAGTAATGCTTTGGTTTGGTATTATTTCTTTAATTATGTCGTTTGCAGGATGGACAAGTGCGTTTATTGTTAGTAGTACACGCCCAGATTGGCTATCAGATTTTCAACTTCCAAATGCTTTTTTAGTTAGTACCATTTTAATTTTATTAAGTAGTGCCACCTTCTTTATGGCAAAACAAATGCTTAAAAAAGGGAATAGACAAGCTACAACGATACTCTTGTTGGTAACCTTAGGCCTAGGGATTGCATTTGTTGTTAACCAATTTGCAGGGTTCAGACAAATTATAGAAGCAGGTTACAATTTTACCGGTCCAACTAGTAATATTACAATGTCTTATGTGTATATTATTGCAGTAATGCATATTATTCACGTTATTGTGGGCTTAATTTGCCTTATAGTTGTAATTTATAATCATTTTAAACAAAAGTATAGTGCCTCGAAAATGCTTGGTTTTGAACTTGCAGCGACTTTCTGGCATTTCGTAGATTTTCTATGGGTTTACCTCTTTTTGTTTTTATATTTCTTTAAATAA
- a CDS encoding cytochrome c oxidase subunit 3 — protein MNTTVVNTGTEGKTWGGGNEPLRASYGKMMMWFFIVSDALTFSGFLAAYGFSRFKFIDSWPIADEVFTHVPFLHGQDLPMIYVAFMTFILIMSSVTMVLAVDAGHHLNKQKVTIYMFLTIIGGIIFVGSQAWEWKTFITGEYGAVQTRSGNLLQFVDTDGHRVAISDFAIPAHGERVQHERNKGLWFTNEASLPPFSVDEVVKGLEANEHVLVRTELLNEEGQKTVLSRAESLRQLKSHGQLVVQGANLEVNEYGKPIFADFFFFITGFHGFHVLSGVILNIIIFFNVIIGTYERRRSYEMVEKVGLYWHFVDLVWVFVFTFFYLV, from the coding sequence ATGAATACTACAGTTGTAAATACTGGAACCGAAGGTAAAACTTGGGGCGGTGGTAACGAACCACTTCGCGCAAGTTATGGTAAAATGATGATGTGGTTTTTCATCGTTTCCGATGCCTTAACTTTCTCTGGCTTTTTAGCAGCCTACGGATTTTCAAGATTTAAATTTATCGATTCATGGCCTATAGCAGATGAGGTGTTTACACACGTTCCGTTTCTACATGGTCAGGATTTACCAATGATTTATGTTGCTTTCATGACGTTTATCTTAATTATGTCGTCTGTTACTATGGTACTTGCCGTAGATGCAGGACATCATTTAAATAAACAAAAAGTAACGATTTACATGTTTTTAACCATTATAGGTGGTATCATTTTCGTTGGATCTCAAGCTTGGGAATGGAAAACATTTATTACAGGTGAATATGGTGCTGTACAAACACGTTCTGGTAACTTACTTCAATTTGTAGATACAGATGGTCATCGTGTAGCTATTAGCGATTTCGCTATACCAGCACACGGAGAACGTGTACAACATGAAAGAAATAAAGGACTTTGGTTTACAAATGAAGCATCGCTTCCTCCATTTTCTGTAGATGAAGTTGTAAAAGGTTTAGAGGCTAACGAACATGTTTTAGTAAGAACAGAATTACTAAACGAAGAAGGTCAAAAAACAGTATTATCAAGAGCAGAATCTTTAAGACAATTAAAATCTCACGGACAGCTAGTTGTTCAAGGTGCTAATCTTGAAGTAAACGAATATGGGAAACCTATTTTTGCAGATTTCTTCTTCTTCATTACAGGATTCCACGGGTTTCACGTACTTTCTGGAGTGATCTTAAACATTATTATTTTCTTTAATGTTATTATTGGTACTTACGAAAGACGTAGAAGTTACGAAATGGTTGAAAAGGTTGGTTTATACTGGCACTTTGTAGATTTAGTTTGGGTATTTGTATTTACATTCTTCTACCTAGTTTAA